CTTTTGATCTTGTTCAAGCTTTCGGGACAGAAGGTATGAATACAAAGGACTTCACAAGGTTTGGAAAGGGAAGTTGTCAGAAGCCAAGGCTAGTGGAAATTCTATAAAAATCCAGGAAGCACAAGGTGGTTGTTGTATTCATCAGCTTTTGGAACAATTGGAATATAGTCAATTTGTGATGATGAGTTACATAGTCTCGTATTGTTTTTGCAGGATATGGTAGTGCTTTATGATTCATTACAACTTGCCCATAAGTGTATACTGAATTCCTTCTATGGTTACGTCATGCGCAACTGAGTTTGGTGATTTCCATTTGGTTTAATGTATTAATTGCATGGAGCCTGTTGTTACAGTGGCTTCTGTGTTTGTGTTATCTCTCAAACATTTATTTCTTCCAGGGGTGCAAGATGGTACTCAATGGAAATGGCTGGAGTAGTTACGTATAGAGGAGCAAAAATAATTCAGAATGCTCGCGTATTGGttgaaaaaattggaaaaccaCTTGAATTAGATAGAGATGGTATCTGGTGTGTGCTCCCTGGATCTTTTCCGGGGAACTTTACTTTCAAAACCAAGTACGATTCTGCTCTTCATGCTTTATAaagtgacatattggtgtttgttttttttatgtcaaCTGTCAAAATCCTCATCAATTATCtgacatttattttaattataccACTTGCATGTAGCCAAATTTAAATGCATCATCCAAGGTTTTCTTAAGTGAGCGTGCTGTTCCTGTTGCAATATTTGAAACTGATGCTGGTAAAGTTCTGCCATGGTTTTCTTAAATTTCATTTGCTTCTTGTTTATGTACTAAAGAAAGCATGTACACATTTGAATTCACAGAAATAATGGTTTCTTTTTGTGCGGAGATGGTGCAAGTAATACTCAGATGTGGGCATTCGATCCATTATTGACTGGTCTTATTACAAGCAAAGGCTTAGTTCAGCAATTCAGAAAGTTATTACCATTCCTGCAGCAATGCTTCAGGTTTTGTTGCTTGttcattgttatttttttcctttgtatatctccctttttcttttgtgtgatCTGAAGTAAGATGAGTTGATTATAACAGGTTGCGAATCCCGTCCCTAGAGGGTAGTACATCCTGATTGGCTGCATAAGAAGGTTCGTGAGAAGGAGGACAAGTTTCGAGAACGCAAATTACTTGATATCTTCAGCTCGTTGAACAGggatgaatttttgaaaaagaatagtGATGCTGCTGGCGCCAATGGTGTGATGAATGAAGAAATTGTTAAAGACTTGGAGGACTTTGGAAACAACAGCAGAGAATCTGTAAGTGGACCTACGATAGTTTGTGATTCACCTTGTTCTTATGACAACTATTCAAGTTCTAGAAATTGTCATTAGAAATTTGACTGTCATTTGTCATATCTCACAGCCTGCAGACTGGGAGGATAGGGAATATATTGATGATCCTAGTGAGGTTAAACCTGAGGTATTAAAACgaaaaatatttctttctaACTACTGAAGCCAGGCATTAGTATCTGTATAAATTATGTGCTTCCATTAATGTTTATCTTGGTATTGCAGGGATATGATTCAATTCCAAAAGAAATTCCAGACCCAAAAGCTAAAGAGGTTAGTTGATTGCTTAAGAAGCCATGCATACGCAAAGCCATGTATAATCATTAATGCCTGGCTTTAATGATGTTGGACCCAACACTACTACTAATTGTCATTATTTTTCAGTACACTCTATATTTCAAAAGGCTGCTTTACGTTCCACTTCTCTCCTCATTTCCCATTTTCCAGTTTGCTGTTTAATGCTGCTATTTTGTGATATGGTGCCTatagaaaagataaaagaaaacgAAAAATATGATAGAAGATgaaaaaatctcataatttaGTTTCCCTGATCAGCCTCATAACTGGGATGATGAAGAGAATGGTGCGTGGAAACCCCCAAAGGTACCTAATCCAGCGTATAAAGGACCATGGAAGCCCAAGGTATGCCAATTGAGCTCAAGAGATACACAAAAATGCTTGAAGCTTGATTCTCCTTTGCAGTTTCTCATGAGCTTGCTTTTTTGAGTTGACAGAAAATTAAGAACCCCAATTATAAAGGAAAATGGAAGACTCCTTGGATTGATAATCCAGGTATTGTGAAGCAtacctatataatttttttcattgattataaaatataaaataatttggacCGCaggtacaaaaatttgaagttgACATTAAGTGGTTTCCTTTTTCCTATGTCCAGAGTTTGAAGATGACCCTGATGTTTATGGGCTTAAGCCAATTAAGTATGTAGGAATTGAGGTTTGGCAGGTAGGACATAAGTCTCAATCTACTATGCTAGATAGACTGATTATTATGTTGCTCTTGTTATGAATAAACTATATGATTAATGGGGTCAAATAATGCAGGTAAAGGGTGGGTCAGTTTACGACAATGTTTTGATCTGTGATGACCCAGATTATGCAACACAAGTTGTGGAAGAAGTATTTGCAAACAGGGAGGTGTGGCCCTTCTCCTTAAACTTTATTCTTAGATTCTAGATCAATAGCAGTTCCTTATTTGCATATCTTTTCTGTAACTTCAGATTGAAAAAGAGGCCTTTGAGGAAgcagagaaagtgagaaaagcACGAGAGGAAGAGGTTCTTAACGATACTTACTGCTGATTGCAATTTCTTTAGTCTTACTTGAATTTCATTCCAAGTGATTGTAAATCTTCAAACATCATGCAGGAAGCTCAAAGAGCAAGACAAGAAGGTGAAAGGAGGAGAAGAGAGCGGGGTTATGATCGACGGTACAGGGATAGATATAAGGACAGATACAGAAGGGTTTGTACAATTGGCATcacaattgtttaaaattttcatgatttcatcTGGTTATGATTGGTTGTTTGATGATCACCCTTATGATAAAAGTGATAAAGCCTATCATAGGCTTGGGCCAGCcaatcctttaattttttaggaaagttttggtCTTCtgtgattaattaattgattgtgTTGCATTTTCTGTGTATTTAATGGCTGTTCCCCATCAAAGGCTTCTTTACAGacgtgacaaaacacatttttcatatcaagattttgtttttgtgaagATGTCAtaataatacaatgaatttcCTCTGTGGTTGTGTCCAACGAAGATTTTCATTGGAAGCTTTTGGCCTTTTTTCTAAATACTGTTGAATGTACTGCCAATCAGTTGATGGAAACAGTTCTTTATTTTAATGGAATTTTATAATAGGAAACTGATGCAGATTGATGATTGTTTTATTTACAAGTTGACCACATTCCATATAGGGAGAGTTTTAGACAGCTTCCCCCCCCTACCTGGCTCTCTAAAACTCTCCCTATTTTTTGGACTCAAAAGACTTGTATGATTGTTTCAAAGTTTGTCCTAAGTtcaaggtttaatttgttatgcAGGACCGTCGTGATTACATGGATGATTACCATGTCAGCTTCATTCTTTTctctacttatttttatttccaaatAGAGGTGGTATTCGTCATGACAAGCATATGTTTTTCTTCTACCGCTGACAGTTCCCAGTAATTTGTTCAACATCCCCAAGTATtctgaattatttttatttacaagtTGACCACATTCCACATAggtctatttttatttatttttttcctccatgAATATTAATCTCTAGGAAATCCTGAATGTAGTAAGTAAATTCTCTTTTTGGAAGCATCTTATAGCAGACTTACAGTCAAACATATTGGaatctattttgtttattattattatttttggttttttttttccagaagaATCTAATTGCTGAAAAACTTTGTTGCTTTAAGAAATTGCAAGCTTGTTAAGCTGCTTCATAGAATTTatatcttgagaggaaatttgaaaGAATGTTGGTGTGGAGCAGTTGGCATTGGCAATGTATTAGTGATGAGTGATTTGGAACACACctttcttgttaaaaaaaaaaaaaaaaaatgttttgtgtATAGTTGGGATGAAGaatgagtatgtgaaaacaaatttattacaaTGGGTCTATTTTGCCTTTGATGTCATGGCCTGTTGTGTGAACACAAATAGAACACTGATACTCAATAATTTCAGCCATAAATTAGGGAAACAATTATTAATTgcagtttttgtattttgtgcaGAAATTTCTACTGAACAAACGTGAAATGGAGTTGTTGAAGTTAGAAAACAAGGTTAGGTTTATCCTTGCAGTTGTGAAGGGAGAGATCATTGTAAGTAATAGGAAGAGAGCTGCTCTGTTTGTTGAGCTGCAAACAAAAGGTTTCACTCCTTTTCCAAAGAAAACTAAAGTTGTCGAGGCAGAAGTTGCTGGTGCAACTGATGATACAGAAGAAACAGAAGTGAAATCTCCTGCTGACAGCAGTAGTAATGGGGTACAGATAAGTGATTATGAGTATCTACTGGCCATGGCAATTGGAAGCTTGACCATTGAGAAGGTTCAGGAGTTATGCGCTGAAAGGGATAAGGTCAATAAGGAGGTTGATGATTTGAGAAAGGAAACTCCAAAGTCCTTTTGGAGGACAGATCTTGATGCTTTGGAGGGGCAACTCGATGTATGACTGAAAAATTAACAATTCCTTGtgatgatttgtttatttttctgtCTTTCTATTTGTTGactgtttttagttttatgtcATTTAGGAGCTAGAGAGAAGTGATGTGAGTCAGAGgagttaagaaagaaaatgagaggcAAAGCAAGGGGTGAAGCTGCTATGAAGTCTGCTAGACAAGCACCCAAGAACCCACGGaagaacaataataagaagGCAAATAATGCAGAATCTGTTGCAGAAGCTGTCTCGTCATCTGTGGCTGCAAGGGAAATTGGtaagtgtaaaaaaatattatgtttattATATGGGAATATgattcttttgtttgatttttggtttactTCTGCTTCATTTACCAGAGAAAGCTCCTGAGGCAGCAAAACCCAAAGACAGAGCAGGCTCTAGGAAAGCTCCTGGTAAGGTCTGTTTCTGTTCCTATGTTCtatttttccttggaaaggATGAGCTTAAAGAACGACTTGCTGCCTATAACCTCGATGCATCTCCTGATCAATCAGCcgttaaatatatattattatatttcattAGGTTGTGTTATTATGATCTTTACACAACTCAGCTGTAATGTAAGAAAAATTACAGTGGATGATATGGGGATATTGTTTGCAAACCAGTTAATATATGATCTTCTGTGAGAAATTGTGTTTCTGACAATATTCTTCATAAAATcaattataagagaagaaaatactGTAATGTACATAgataaaaattttccatgttACAAGCACCAACTAAAATTTCCACTTGAGATTCAGCATCACTAAAAATAATGGGTTACTCTTGTGAATTTTTCCATGATCTTTTACCGTGATCATTGGGAATGTGTTGGACTGTTTTTTCTGTAAGTATTCCCACAGtaaatttctctttgtttttatgCCTGACAGCCATGGAGACTGAAGTGCCCAAAGTACCAGCCAAGAAGAAAGAACCTAGCAAAAGGGCTGCTGCTGCACAGAAGAAGAAGCCCTTGGCAACTGTTTCGGAGAtatctgatgatgatgatgatgattaaaCTGGCTTTAatgacattgatgatgatgatgatgatgaagatagtGAGATAGAAGTTGTAGCTACTCCAGAAGCGAGGAAAAAGGGCGGGGAAAACTGGCTGTAAATGCTAAGGCAGTTAAGGCCCCTGCAGCGGCAAAGAAGAGAGGTGCAGCGAATAAGCAGCAGCCTCAGACATTGGCCCAGAAGCTTTTAACTGACATGTTAAAGCCTGCTGAAAATTCCAGGATTTCACTGGAGAAGAAAGTGAGAAACATGAGGGCATCTCCATTCAACAAGAAAAGTGGTTCTGTGTTGGGAAGGGTTGGTAAGGTAAATGAAGTGactgaaaatgaagaaaattcgGGTTCTGCTTCTACTTCTGCCAGTACTGAAGAAACTATTGAAGTTGCACCAGCAAGAGCAAGACCTCAAAGGGTGAACCAAGTTAGAAAACAAGGTATGTGTTGAGTGACTCTGAAAGTGAACATGCCACTGAGGATTCTGAATTTGATGAAGTGAGTGATGAAagtgaaaacaagaaaacaaaaacaaaaaacaaaaatagcatCACCTCTTTTGCTTGCTAAGCTTAACTTCTTTTTGTGCTTTCAGAAAGAGTATGACAGAATATGATCCGCGTCTTGTGGCTCCAACCTGGTTGTACCTGGCATCAAAAGCAGCAGAAAGCACAGTGCAGGTTGGGCTTCTTgtattttaccttaaaaaattatgtaattacTTGATACTAGATTGATTGTATGAATTTCCGCTAAATTCAATTGTTGTCATTCTACATTAGTGTGTGAAGTGCTTACAACATACCTTTCTTGTTTTACAGATGCTGATGAAAAGTATGACTCAATTAACTTGGTAAGCGTCCAATCCCAGCATAGTCAATTTGGTGTGGCTGCTGCCAGCACACATCACCATGCTTCTCAAATTATTAGCTTGCTAATTCCTGTGCTTAATGACCATAAGCCTTTATTATGAACATCGCATTTTTTaccatataattaataaattgcaataaaattttcgGCAATTTTACCATTATGATTTGGTAGCTTGTAACAAGTGCAGATGCTTATTGATAACCTTTTTTTGATGCTGAGTagagatgaaaatgaaaatgaattgatAACATGTTGGATTACTGTTTTGGTGGAGTTGGttgtactttcttttctttgacttttctTCTGAAATGGATGCTGCTGTCTTTATGAAAGTTTATTCTTAATAGCACACTAAATAAGTATGGAATGCTTCAATTAAAAATGCAGGTGCTATGGGCCAGGTAGTTGCCCATCAAAGAGGGTCGCATGGGCTAGAGAATTGATAGATGAAGAAGCAGAACAGTTCCTCATGCCTCGTTTCATTGACCCAGATTCAGAAAGACCTTGGCTTGCCCAAAGAATGGCCTTGAGGATACCATATTCTGCGTAAACTTAATGGAAGGAGACCTGCTTATGCTTCCCAGCAACTAATATAAGAGCTGCATAATACGTTTTATTTTTAAGTCTTTGATTGGTCAAGTTATGAGAGAATGGCATGGTGCCTTTTGATGTATGAACTTCCTCTATACATTGTTTGGCTTATATTTTGTGAACTTGTCCGATCAACTTGTGTTAAGATTCTTTCAAATAGTGTTTGAAAATTTCCAGACTTCATTTTCAGCAATTCGTGACTGATGGTTTTGTACAAGCAAGATGGTTTATCTAAGTGTTTGAAAAAccagttttaatttttagtcaCAAGCAGTGAGCATTTTATAGTTGGGCAATAATAGGTCTCATGTTGACCGCCATGAAGATGAAAACTATAAACACATGGGTAATGACTTTATTTACAAGTGCCAACTTTGGCATCAACTTTAGCGCTCGTTTGATCTGGCATATGTATTTCATGCAAGACCTACAAGGGTTATGACTTTATGTTAAGtcccatttggtccatttcggtctaATTTGGTTCACTTATGTCCACTTTGGTTAATTCAGTCCAATTCAGTCTATTTGGTCCTTTTGGTCAATttcggtccaattcggtccacttACGTCCATTCCGTCCATTTAGGTTCATTCGGTTCACTGCAGTCCAATTCGGTCTATTAGGTTCATTCAGTCTATTTTAGTCCACTTCAATCCTATTCACTTGCCTGTTGATTGTGTATGcttgggatttaaaaaaaaaaaaatcccccagTGGAAGTCGACCATCTTATAGTCGATTTCAACTTGGGTCCATTTCGGTCTAATTTGGTTCACTTAGGTCCACTTTGGTTAATTCGGTCCAATTCAGTCTATTTGGTCCTtttggtctattttggtccaattcggtccaccTAGGTCCATTCCGTCCATTTAGGTTCATTCGGTTCACTGCAGTCCAATTCGGTCTATTAGGTTCATTCAGTCTATTTTAGTCCACTTCAATCCTATTCACTTGCCTGTTGAAATTAGTTCCGAactggattaaaaaaaaaaaaaaaaaaaatcccccagTGGAAGTCGACTATCTTATAGTCGATTTCCATAGGAAATCGACTCTCAGAGAGTCGATTTTCATGGGAAATCGACTATCACAGAGTTGATTTCTactggggtttttttttgttttttttgtttttggcacCCACTCGTGCAGCAGTAAACCATAATTGGTTTCCCTTCCCCTGCAGCAGTAAACTAGATCTAGAACACATAACATGAGCAGCGATAAACAAGTAGATACAAAGCATATGATACTGGTAAATGGCTCGTACATCATATGCAAACAACTGGATTCAAACAGTTACTATTCATACCCATTATAGGTTCCCTATTAACGGACAAAATACATTCAATACTAGCAACAAAATGCTTCAAAGGAGGGCCCTGTGGTTGAATGTGCTTTAAAGTAGTAGCTACTAATGCCAGCCGTAATATAATTGCTGGCATTAGAGGCAAAAGCTGCACAACGCAACTATAGTAACAAGTACAATAGACAGCAAATAGTTCAATTACAACAACATTcaacaattaccaaaataacaactaataaataCAACATAGTCCCCATATTTGCCTACCACTTGTCCATACTAAACCATACTGATACAACATACTTTACATAGTCACCAAGCACTTCTTCATACTGATACAACAGACTCTACATAGTCACCTAGCACTTGTCCATACAGAAGATAACCACAAGTCCCACGTACAATGTCACTTAGCAAAATCGAGTTTCCGCTTGCctgccaaaaattaaaatacggTCATTAGTTTCCAAATGCAAAGAACTATAACAAAATGAAATTctgaatatattatataaaaacagtgAGGGCACTTGCCTAGTTTATAGCAGTACCACTTGTCGATGCCCCACGGGAATTGGGACAACTTCTACGGTTATGCCCCTCTTGATGACACACTCCGCATCGTTGCCTCGGTTGAGTCTCCCTCAAGTCCGGATCTTCCCTCCGGCTTCCCTGTTCTCGCCGTACCccatccatttcattccttattcTTGACTTCACAGGACGACCTGTGCCCCGCAACAGCAGTGGGTCAGGCACCCATCGTGGTCCGGAAACGTCCCTCCACTCAGACTCTGACTTTGGTACCACAAAATTATGTGAATATGTGAGAATGGCGTTGTTCAAACTGTAACATGGGTCAATATAGTTGGTCGCATTGAGATGCAGATCTTGAAGaactttaattgcatgtgaacaagggatcttCAAGTTTTGCCACTTTCTGCAACCACATGTTCTAGCAAATATGCGCACTTCATGACTGTGGTTTCCCCCTCCACCTCTATGGTCATTGTATGGGGTAACCACCTGATATACACCCTCTGCATGATTAAAATTCCTCACAGTGTGTCCTGCAATTTTCTACTCATTTCTGCTATAGATCTCCATTGCATAATCACTCCACAGCTTACCTCGAGAGAGATCAGAAGTAATTTGTTTATGTCGATCGTGGAAATATGCAACAAGTTTGCACCAAGTGAAATGAACCATTGCAGCAATGGGCAAACCGCGGGCACCTTTAAGTACCCCATTAAAGCACTCGGAgatattggttgtcattgccccgtAACGTCTTCCACCATCATGTGACTGGGTCCATTTCTCCACATCCTCACTCACTAGATATGTGTACGGCATATAACGTTCAATCCGCGTATCAGTAGGGTCTACACCCCTCAGTAAATTAATCTCAGCCTCCTTAATGGTTTCCATTATGGACTTAAATTTAGCTTCATTACTCGCATATCCAGCTTTCAAGGCCAATGCCTTTAGAATCGGGTTATCAAAGTGTctgttgaagttgctagcaacatgtcgaaggcaatatcgATGATATACCTGTTCTCTTCCG
This genomic stretch from Quercus robur chromosome 4, dhQueRobu3.1, whole genome shotgun sequence harbors:
- the LOC126721351 gene encoding calreticulin-3-like, coding for MTTIQVLEIVIRNLTVICHISQPADWEDREYIDDPSEVKPEGYDSIPKEIPDPKAKEPHNWDDEENGAWKPPKVPNPAYKGPWKPKKIKNPNYKGKWKTPWIDNPEFEDDPDVYGLKPIKYVGIEVWQVKGGSVYDNVLICDDPDYATQVVEEVFANREIEKEAFEEAEKVRKAREEEEAQRARQEGERRRRERGYDRRYRDRYKDRYRRDRRDYMDDYHKFLLNKREMELLKLENKVRFILAVVKGEIIVSNRKRAALFVELQTKGFTPFPKKTKVVEAEVAGATDDTEETEVKSPADSSSNGVQISDYEYLLAMAIGSLTIEKVQELCAERDKVNKEVDDLRKETPKSFWRTDLDALEGQLDELERSDVSQRS
- the LOC126721352 gene encoding histone H1-like codes for the protein MRGKARGEAAMKSARQAPKNPRKNNNKKANNAESVAEAVSSSVAAREIEKAPEAAKPKDRAGSRKAPAMETEVPKVPAKKKEPSKRAAAAQKKKPLATVSEISDDDDDD